The nucleotide window GGTTGGACGCGTGGTAGGTGTCGCGGTGTTGATGATCGTCGGCGTCGTCGTCGCCGGCGGAGCGGTGTACACGGTCGACCAGGGGGAACGCGGGGTCGTCACCCGCAACGGCGCGGTGATCGGGAGCGTGGACGAGGGACTCCACTTCAAGGCGCCGGTGATCGACGCGATCCACCGGTACGACGTGCGATCGAACGCGTACACGATGTCGAGTAAGTCCGGCGAGGGGTCGGGCGCCTCCGGCGAACGGGTGTCGCGCGACGACTCCATCGACGCGCTCTCCTCGGAGGGGATGGAGTTGAACATCGACGCGACGGTGCGGTACCACATCGGGTCGGACCAGGTGCGGAGTCTGTACACGAACGTCGCAGTCGACGAGGCGGGGGTCGTCGAGAAGATCGTGCGACCGACGTCGCGGGCGGCGATCCGGGACTGTGCGTCGAACTACAAGGGGCTGGCAGTGTACTCCAGCGAGCGGGAGTCGTTCCAGTCGTGTGTCGACGACAAGATCTCCTCGGAGTTCGCGGAGAACGGCGTGATCCTGGAGACGGTCCAGGTCAGGTCGATCAACCTCCCGCAGTCGGTGATCGACGCGATCAACGAGAAGCAGGCGGCCGAGAAGCGTGTCGAGAAGAAGGAGGCGGAGATCGAGATCGCCCGCAAGGAGAAACAGAAGGCAGAGATCGAGGCGGAGGCGGAAGCCGAGCGGATTCGGATCAAGGGTCGAGCCCTCCAACGCAACCCGCAGGTGTTGCAGCTGCGGTACATCGAGGCGCTCCAGACCGGCAACACCATCTACGTGCCGGCAGACAGCAGTAGCTTCACGCTGACGCGGGAGGTGGCACGCGGCAACACGACGACCGCGAACACGACGACGACGAACACGACCACGAACACGACGGGCTGACACCGAGCGGACGGCGCGACGGGAGCGACAGAGTCTCGTCGTGCGGTCGCGGTGCGGTTGCGGTCTGTACTACGGCAGAGGAGGCGAGCGAGGGCCGACAGTCCGAACGAGCGCTCGCTCGTCACCGGATCGCGGAGCGATCCGGTTAGTGCCTAGATCCCTCCGAGATCCGACGGGGCCGACGTCTCTCGTCGGCTGATCGACCGAGTGGGAGCCACCCGAGGAGTCGAGACAGTCGTTCGTCAGCTACTTTCGGGTCCGGACCCGAGTATCGGGTGATGGAGTTGCTGGTCGTCGGAGCCGGCGAGATGGGGCGTTGGCTCGCGGACACGCTCGCGCCGCGGTTGGACAGTGTGGCGTTCGCCGACCGGACGGCGGGGGCGGCGGAGGCGGCCGCCCGCGAGCAGACGGCCGTCGACAGCCGTGCAGTCGCGTTAGAGACGGGTGACGCGTTCGACGTGGTGGCGTTGGCGGTGCCGATCCCGGCCGTCGGCGGGGCGGTGCGGAGCCACGCGCCGAACGCGACGGGGGCACTCGTGGACGTGACGGGAGCGATGGCGCCGGCGCTGACGGCGATGGAGCGGCACGCCGTCTCCGAGTACGCCAGCTTCCACCCGTTGTTCGCGCCGCCGCGGGCACCGGGGCGGGTGGCGTACGTCCCGGGCGAGGCCGGCGAGACGGTGGGGCGCGTGCGGTCGGGGCTGGGGGCCGCCGGCAACGAGGTGTTCGAGACGACGGCCGCCGACCACGACGAGGCGATGGAGACGGTGCAGGCGAAGGCGCACGCGGCGGTGTTGGCGTACGCCCTCGCGGGGGAGTCGGTCGACGAACGGTTCCACACCCCGGTGTCGTCGTCGCTGTCGGAGTTGGTCGAGACGGTGACCGAGGGTGACGCGCGGGTGTACGAGGACGTACAGGAGACGTTCGGCGGGGCCGACGAGGTGGCGCAGGCGGCGGCGACCGTCGCCGAGACCGTCGGCGACGGGGAGTCGTTCGCGTCGGTGTTCGAGCGGGCGCGCGACCACGTCGGCGGGGTGACCCCGCGGGACGCGACGCTCGACGGTGGGACGGTCGACGGCGACGAGGGGGCGCCCGACGAGACGGTGCCCGACGAGACGGACGGGAACGGGGGTGAGGGGTCGTGAGCGTCGACCGAGAGTCGCTGCGCGACAACGCGCGGTACCTGCGGAACGTGCGGCCGGTGGACCCGGAGGAGGTGTACGAGTACCTCCCGGACCAGCCACACCCGGCGGTCGTCCGGCGGGCGCTGCGGGAGGAGGCGTTCGACCTCGGGCTGCGGGAACGAGACGACGGGACGTTCGTCCCGGTCACGGAGGAGCCGGTGCCGGCGCCAGGGTGGGAGCCGACGGCGTTCCCGGAACAGTACGACCGGGCGGTCGAGTCGGCGCTGATCGAGGCGTTCGGCCGGGAGTGGTACGACGGCGACAGCGGCCACCAGCTGCGGGAACGGATCCGAGAGCTGAAGGAGAACTACTACCGCGGGCAGGCGGTGTCGTACGACGAGGAGGCGGCGCTGGCGTACGCCGTCTACCACGGCGCGGACTTCTACGCGGCGACGGGCTACTGTCTGGACCCGTTGGCGCGGCGAGGGCTGTTGGACCGTCGCCTCCGGGTGTTGGACGTGGGCGCGGGAACCGGCGGGCCGGCGCTGGCGATCCACGACTACCTCCCGGACGACGCCGTCGTGGACTACCACGCCGTCGAGCCGTCGGCGAACGCGGACGTGTTCGAGACGGTCGTCGCCGAGACGGGTCGGAACTTCCGGACGACCGTCCACCGGACGACGGCGGAGGCGCTTGACCCCGCCGAGGTCGGCGGGGTAGACCTGCTCGTGTTCGGGAACGTGTTGTCGGAGTTGGACGCCCCGGCGGCGACGGTACAGCGGTACTGCGAGACACTGACCGACGACGGGACGTGTCTCCTGTTGGCGCCGGCAGACCTGGAGACGGCGACGAACCTCCGGTCGGTGGAGCGGTCGGTCGTCGACGGCAGCGAGTTCGACGTGTACGCGCCCACACTCCGGCTGTGGCCGGACGCGTCGCCGTCGGACGACGGCTGGTCGTTCGACGAACGGACCTCGGTGACGCCGCCGGCGACGCAGGAACAGCTCGCCGGGGCGGCACGGCCGGACGAGTTCCCCGACCGCGAGGACTTCGACGCCGAGCAGTTCCGCAACGGGAGCGTGCGGTTCGCGTACGCGTTGCTGCGTCGGGACGGGGAGCGACGGCTGCCGGTGCGGGCGAGTCCGGACCGCCACGCCCGGCTGGCGGAGGCGGAGACACACGTCACGAACCGGGTGAACTGTCTCGTGGTGAAGCTGTCGCGGAACCTCGCGGACGGCGGCAACCCGGTGTACCGCGTCGGCGACGGGTCACAGACGGTAGACCACTACGCCGTGTCGACGCGGGAGTCGGTGTTGAACGAGGAGCTACGGACGGCACCGTACGGCACGGTGTTGTCCGTCGAGAACGTGCTCGTCCTGTGGAACGACGACGAGGAGGCGTACAACCTGGTGTGTGACGCGGAGACGGTCGTCGACAGCCTGGGGTGATCGGAGTGGAGGAGACGCCGGACGGCACCCCGGTCGGAGTGGACGACCCGTACGATCACGCCGGACGGTGTGACCACCTGACGAACGACGGTCGGTGTCGGTACGCCCTCGACCACGCCGGCGAAGACCGGGCGTTCGCGGCCGAGCGCCGCCGCGAGGAGTACGCCTGTGTCGCCGCGGACGACGGGGCCGACTGGCAGGACTGTCCACACTACCGGTCGACCACGGACGGCCGGGAGTGTCGTCGCTGTGGGCTCTCGGAGGTACGGATGGCACACGACGACAGCCGGCCGTTGGTAGAGGAACACCATCTCTCGTACGGCGGCGGCGACGGGGAGACGGCCCACGAGATCACGGTGGCGCTGTGTCGGTGGTGTCACGCCAAGGTCCACGACGGCTGGGCGCGGGTGGACGACGACGTGGAGCCGGCGGCGGAGGCGGTCGCGGCCCGCGAAGCCCGTCGGAGCGAGGAGTTGGACGAGGCGGGGTTCTCGACGGCGGCAGAGCGGTTCGACACGGACGGAGGGTGACCGGCGGTCCGTGTGGGAGTGTTCTCGCGGCGTGACAAAGCGTGACGACCGTGGGGAATCGTTAAGTGATCGGCACCCTCGTCTCAGTGTACGACGAGAGTCGGACGATCACCCGTGATTCCCACTGATCCCCTCGGCCGGAAGGACGCCACCAGTGGCGTGTATCCGACGGGGGCTGGGTGGGGGATCCGGTTCGGTCGTCTCGACGAACCGTCCGCCTCCGACGCCGCGTGAAGACGGCACGACCGGGCCTCGGCCCGGACGGAGGCGGACACCTTCTCCGAATCCGTTCGGCCACCGGCCCGGTCGTCACACCACTCCCAGGGGTGACGGCCCACAGGTGCGTTCGACTCGCGCCGGGAGCGTATGTCGGTCCACAGACTGACCCTGGCCGACGCCAGCCTGACAGTCGCAGTGTCGCGTGACGGCAGCCAGAGTCTCGCGGACGGCGTGGAGTCACGGCTCCGCCGGATCGAGGCGGTGGAGTCGGTGGAGTCGCTGTCGCTGGACGGCGTCCAGCCGGGGCTGAACGACCTGACGGCAGAGGTGACCGCGACGCTGTGTGTCGACCCCGAGTGTGCGCCGAACGCGAAGGCGCTCGCGGGCCACCTGACGGAGCCGTTCGCCGTCTCGGCGGCGACGGTGACGGCGTTGCGCGACCCGGACTGCGACCCGCCCGACGGGGTGGTCGACGCGGCCTGACGAACGAAAGACCGTTCACCCCGCCCGGCGGAGTGGGTGGCGTGACGGACGACACCGACGCGGACGGCGAGGAGCCTCTGGCCCGGACACGGGCGTTGCTGTCCGGCGGGCCGATCTGTGACCACTGTCTCGGGCGGCCCTTCGCCGACCGCTCGTTCGGACTCGGCAACGACGAGCGTGGCCGCGGGCTCCGCACCGCGGTCGCGCTCGCGGACGACACGGACTACGACCCGCCGGACCCGGGCGACTGCTGGGTGTGTGAGGGGGTGTTCACTCGACTCCCGGAGTTCACCGAGCGCGCCGCGGCGGCGGTCGCGGACTTCGAGTTCGACACCTACCAGGTCGGCACGCGTGTGCCCGGTCTCCTCGCCGAGAACGACCGACTGCTCCGGGAAGACGCCGGGATGGACCCGGAGGCGGGCGAACCGCTCCGGAAGGAGCTGAATCGTGAACTCGGCAAACGGGTCGGCGCCGAGACGGAGACGGAGGTGGACTTCGAACGGCCGGACGTGCAGTTCCTGTTGGATCTAGAGGCCGACGACCTCGGGGCGACGGTCAACTCGGCGTTCGTCTACGGCCGCTACCGGAAGCTGGAACGGGACGTGCCACAGACGGAGTGGCCGTGTTCCGACTGTGCCGGCAGCGGCCGCGACGGCCGAGAGCCGTGTCCAGTCTGTGACGGGACGGGCTACCGCTACCCGGAGAGTGTCGAACAGCTCACGGCGCCGGTCGTCGAGGAGGTGATGGACGGGGTCGACGCGGCGTTCCACGGCGCCGGCCGCGAGGACGTGGACGCCCGGATGCTCGGCACCGGCCGGCCGTTCGTGATCGAGGTGGAAGAGCCCCGCCGCCGGACGGTCGACGCCGCGCGACTCGGCGAAGACATCGACGCCTTCGCCGACGGGACAGTCGAGGTGGACGGCCTGCGGCTGTGTCGCTACGAGATGGTCGAACGGGTCAAGGAGTTGGACGCCAGCAAGCGCTACCGTGCCGAGGTGACGTTCGGCGAACCCGTCACGGCGGCCGCGTTGTCCGAGGCCGCCGAGACGCTCTCGGAGACGACCGTCGAGCAGTACACCCCCAACCGGGTGGACCACCGCCGGGCGTCGCGCACCCGCGAACGGACGGCCTACGACGTGACGACGAGCCTGGACGACGCGGACCCGACGCGGGGCACCGTCGAAATCCACGGCGAGGGCGGGCTGTACGTGAAAGAGCTCGTCTCCGGCGACGACGGCCGGACGGAGCCGAGTCTGGCCGGCGAGCTCGGGGTCGACGCCGAGGTGACCGCCCTGGACGTGGTGGCAGTCGAAGGGGAGTCGGAGCCGTTCGAGCGCGAGGAGCTGTTCCGTGACGACCGCGACGTGACACCGCCGAGCGTCGAGGAGACGACCGGGGGCGACGAGGGCCTCCGAGCGGAAGACTCTTGACTGGAGAGCGATCACGTTAACACGGCACAAGAGCGTGCCGCCACACCCGAGAGTCGCACGACCCGAGGCGGGCACAGACGAGTGGTGCCGTCTGCGTCGGCCGTCGGAGGGCGTGCGCGGGCCGGGTTGTTGGGGTCCGTGGCGGATTCGCCACGGACTGGGTCCGAACCCTACAGCGGCAGGACGACACTCGTCTCGGCGACCTGACCGCCCAACAGGATCAGCGAGAACAGCATCGCGTTCCAGGTGCCGTGGATCAGCGTGGGGACGACGAGGTTGTCGGTGAGCTCGTAGGTGATCCCGAACACGAAGCTCGGGACGAGCAGAACGCCGATCGTCACCGCCCGAGCGCCGGCCCCGCCGGTGAGCGCGGTGACGTGGACCGCCGCGAACAGGACCGCCGTCAGCGTGATCGCCGTCGGCGCCGAGAACTCCTCCCGGAGGCGGTTCTGGACGGTGCCCCGGAACAGGGTCTCCTCGCAGGGGCCGATCACGACGAGCGAGGCGACGACCAACAACAACGCCAGCGAGTCCGACTGCTGGGCCACCTGGCTGGCGTTGTTCTCTGCCGGGGTGACTCCCACCAGTTGGACGACGATACTCATCCCGAGGACGAGCGCGAACACTGAGAACAGCCCCCCGACGACGAACCCGAGCTCCTTCAGACTCGGGACGCGGACGCCGAGGTACGACCGGACGTCCGACCAGGAGAACCCACGGTACACGGAGAGGTAGGCCAGCGGGAACCCCATGAACGGGACGTACTGCCCGAAGACGAGCAACACGACGATCCGGGCCTCCGTCGACACCTGCGCGCCGACCGCCCCGAGCGCGAACATGGCGAGCGCCGCGATCAGTCCGAGAACGAGCGCGAGAAGCGCTCCCCCGATCCCGAGCCCGTACCCGGAGAGAAACGCACGCGATCGAGCCGACAGCGTGACCATACTACGAGTCAGTGTCGCGCCGAACAAGACGCTTGCCCTCGGTCACTGCAGGTGACGACCGGCGGCGTGACGAGGTCGACCGGATTTATGAGCGGCGGGGTCGAACCGTCGAACGCATGGAACTCACTTGGCACGGCCACTCGACCTGGCACGTCACGCTCGACGACACGACGCTGCTGATCGACCCGTTCTTCGACAACCCGCACACGGATCTGGAGCCGGAGGACGTAGAGACGCCGGAGTTCGTCCTCCTGACACACGGCCACGCCGATCACATCGCACACGCCGGGGAGTTCGCCGACGCCACGCTGGTGGCCACGCCGGAGATCGCCGGCTACGCCGAGGCGGAACTCGGGTTCGAAGACACCGTCGGGATGAATCTCGGCGGCACGGTAGCGTGTGGCAACGCCTTCGTCACGATGCACCGCGCCGACCACACGAACGGGCTGAACACCGGGTACGAACACGAGGTCGGGATGCCCGCCGGCTTCGTGATCTCCGAACACCGGCCGACGCTGTCGTCGGACGACGACGCCGGGACGACGTTCTACCACGCCGGCGACACCGGGCTGATGACGGAGATGCGCGACGTGATCGGCGAGTACCTGGAGCCGGACGCCGCCGCCGTCCCGGCCGGCGACCACTTCACCATGGGGCCGACACAGGCCGCCATCGCGGTCGACTGGCTGGACGTCGACCACGCGTTCCCGATGCACTACGACACGTTCCCGCCGGTCGAGATCGACACCGACCGGTTCGTCGACGAGGTCGCCGCGACCGGCAGCGACGCGAACGTCGAGGTGCTGGACGGCGACGAGACGTTCACGCTGGAGTAGCGTCGGCTCGCCGCGACCGCCGACGTACTCTCGCTGGCTGGCCGTCGGGCCTCGAGTGTGCCCGCGGTCGACCCCGACGACCCGCACGAGCGACTACGACACACTGGAGTACAGTCTCGGGCTGAAGCGACTCTGAGGCGGTCACTACCACCCGGACGACGCGGCTGGAGCGTCTATCAGTCGTTGTCGGCGGTGTAGGCCCCACCGCGACGCT belongs to Halobaculum sp. MBLA0143 and includes:
- a CDS encoding prohibitin family protein, with the translated sequence MSGNDLPETSLPVGRVVGVAVLMIVGVVVAGGAVYTVDQGERGVVTRNGAVIGSVDEGLHFKAPVIDAIHRYDVRSNAYTMSSKSGEGSGASGERVSRDDSIDALSSEGMELNIDATVRYHIGSDQVRSLYTNVAVDEAGVVEKIVRPTSRAAIRDCASNYKGLAVYSSERESFQSCVDDKISSEFAENGVILETVQVRSINLPQSVIDAINEKQAAEKRVEKKEAEIEIARKEKQKAEIEAEAEAERIRIKGRALQRNPQVLQLRYIEALQTGNTIYVPADSSSFTLTREVARGNTTTANTTTTNTTTNTTG
- a CDS encoding prephenate dehydrogenase, encoding MELLVVGAGEMGRWLADTLAPRLDSVAFADRTAGAAEAAAREQTAVDSRAVALETGDAFDVVALAVPIPAVGGAVRSHAPNATGALVDVTGAMAPALTAMERHAVSEYASFHPLFAPPRAPGRVAYVPGEAGETVGRVRSGLGAAGNEVFETTAADHDEAMETVQAKAHAAVLAYALAGESVDERFHTPVSSSLSELVETVTEGDARVYEDVQETFGGADEVAQAAATVAETVGDGESFASVFERARDHVGGVTPRDATLDGGTVDGDEGAPDETVPDETDGNGGEGS
- a CDS encoding methyltransferase, yielding MSVDRESLRDNARYLRNVRPVDPEEVYEYLPDQPHPAVVRRALREEAFDLGLRERDDGTFVPVTEEPVPAPGWEPTAFPEQYDRAVESALIEAFGREWYDGDSGHQLRERIRELKENYYRGQAVSYDEEAALAYAVYHGADFYAATGYCLDPLARRGLLDRRLRVLDVGAGTGGPALAIHDYLPDDAVVDYHAVEPSANADVFETVVAETGRNFRTTVHRTTAEALDPAEVGGVDLLVFGNVLSELDAPAATVQRYCETLTDDGTCLLLAPADLETATNLRSVERSVVDGSEFDVYAPTLRLWPDASPSDDGWSFDERTSVTPPATQEQLAGAARPDEFPDREDFDAEQFRNGSVRFAYALLRRDGERRLPVRASPDRHARLAEAETHVTNRVNCLVVKLSRNLADGGNPVYRVGDGSQTVDHYAVSTRESVLNEELRTAPYGTVLSVENVLVLWNDDEEAYNLVCDAETVVDSLG
- a CDS encoding tRNA pseudouridine(54/55) synthase Pus10; its protein translation is MARTRALLSGGPICDHCLGRPFADRSFGLGNDERGRGLRTAVALADDTDYDPPDPGDCWVCEGVFTRLPEFTERAAAAVADFEFDTYQVGTRVPGLLAENDRLLREDAGMDPEAGEPLRKELNRELGKRVGAETETEVDFERPDVQFLLDLEADDLGATVNSAFVYGRYRKLERDVPQTEWPCSDCAGSGRDGREPCPVCDGTGYRYPESVEQLTAPVVEEVMDGVDAAFHGAGREDVDARMLGTGRPFVIEVEEPRRRTVDAARLGEDIDAFADGTVEVDGLRLCRYEMVERVKELDASKRYRAEVTFGEPVTAAALSEAAETLSETTVEQYTPNRVDHRRASRTRERTAYDVTTSLDDADPTRGTVEIHGEGGLYVKELVSGDDGRTEPSLAGELGVDAEVTALDVVAVEGESEPFEREELFRDDRDVTPPSVEETTGGDEGLRAEDS
- a CDS encoding lysostaphin resistance A-like protein, with product MVTLSARSRAFLSGYGLGIGGALLALVLGLIAALAMFALGAVGAQVSTEARIVVLLVFGQYVPFMGFPLAYLSVYRGFSWSDVRSYLGVRVPSLKELGFVVGGLFSVFALVLGMSIVVQLVGVTPAENNASQVAQQSDSLALLLVVASLVVIGPCEETLFRGTVQNRLREEFSAPTAITLTAVLFAAVHVTALTGGAGARAVTIGVLLVPSFVFGITYELTDNLVVPTLIHGTWNAMLFSLILLGGQVAETSVVLPL
- a CDS encoding metal-dependent hydrolase; translated protein: MELTWHGHSTWHVTLDDTTLLIDPFFDNPHTDLEPEDVETPEFVLLTHGHADHIAHAGEFADATLVATPEIAGYAEAELGFEDTVGMNLGGTVACGNAFVTMHRADHTNGLNTGYEHEVGMPAGFVISEHRPTLSSDDDAGTTFYHAGDTGLMTEMRDVIGEYLEPDAAAVPAGDHFTMGPTQAAIAVDWLDVDHAFPMHYDTFPPVEIDTDRFVDEVAATGSDANVEVLDGDETFTLE